DNA sequence from the Candidatus Kaistella beijingensis genome:
AAACTATTATAATCAATTATCATTCATCAATTATCATTTACAAAATATGAAGAAGGGTTGTTCAATTTTTGCGATTACAGGTTTAGTAATTCTGCTCATCGGCGGATTTTTTGGCTTTAAATATTATCAAAAATATTACGGAAATAACGTGGAAAAAGAAGGTTATGTCCTCATTCCTCATTCTGCGAACTTCAATTCAATTTTGGATTCTATTTCTCCTTATGTAAAAAACAAGGAAAGTTTTGCAGAGGTAGCGAAGAAGAAAAACCTCGACAAATTCTTTAACGCAGGTCGTTACCGAATTAAATCGGGAACCAACAACACCGATTTGGTGAACATGATTAAAGCTGGAAACCAAACCGAAAACACGTTCAGAATTGGAGATTTCTTTACTGTTTACCAAATGGTGGGAAAAGTGGCGAAGAAAACCGAACTGGATTCTTTAAGGTTCGCAACCGACCTTAATAAAATCGCCACCGAAAAAGGTTTTGCCAATGCGGAAGATTTGAAAAGATATTTCTTCATCGACACCTACAATTTTTTCTGGACGGTAACTCCCAAAGAATTTTTCAAAAAATTTGAGGATCAATACAACAGTTTCTGGAATACTGATCGAGTTGCCAAAGAAAAGGCTTCAGGATTTACGAGAGATCAAATTTATGCTCTGGCTTCTTTGGTCTATAAAGAAACTGGTGGAAAACCTGACGAAATGAAGACAGTTGCAGGACTGTACATCAACCGTTATAAAAAGGGAATGAAACTTCAGAGCGATCCCACCGTAATCTATGC
Encoded proteins:
- the mltG gene encoding endolytic transglycosylase MltG, producing the protein MKKGCSIFAITGLVILLIGGFFGFKYYQKYYGNNVEKEGYVLIPHSANFNSILDSISPYVKNKESFAEVAKKKNLDKFFNAGRYRIKSGTNNTDLVNMIKAGNQTENTFRIGDFFTVYQMVGKVAKKTELDSLRFATDLNKIATEKGFANAEDLKRYFFIDTYNFFWTVTPKEFFKKFEDQYNSFWNTDRVAKEKASGFTRDQIYALASLVYKETGGKPDEMKTVAGLYINRYKKGMKLQSDPTVIYAVSKANNFQGDPIRRVLYKHLREPSPYNTYANVGIPPGPICVVDKNSVDAVLNAEKNDYIYMCADPARFGYHKFTASAAEHAANAKAYQDWLNSKNIK